In the Pontibacillus sp. HMF3514 genome, GTGCAGTATTTCCGATGGGTTTCTAATTTTGTCCAAGGAGACTTTGGAAAGTCTACTAAATATAAAATCCCGGTTAAGGATCTAATATTACAACGATTACCGAATACGGTGATGTTAGGTGTCATGGCAATGGTTTTCACCTACATATTTGCCTTTACTATGGGGATCTATGCAGGTAGACACCCACATACCAGAATGGACCATCTTATTGGAGGATTTAATTACTTTCTATTAGCACTCCCTTCCTACATAGCTGGTGTTTTCGCCATTTATTTCTTCTCGTTTAAGTTAGGATGGGTGCCGTTCAGTGGATCAGTTGATATTTCTGTAGATGAGGGTACATTAGATTTTTGGCTTAGTCGTTTTTACCATGCATTAATGCCTTCATTAATTCTTGGTGCTTTAGGAACAGCGACATATACACAATTTTTACGGAATGACATCATTGACAATAGTCAAAAAGATTATGTTCGAACAGCACGTGCAAAAGGAACTGCTGAATCTAAGATCTATAATAGTCACATTTTAAGAAACTCAATTATTCCGATTGTGACATTCTTAGGTTTTGACATTGTACAAATTGTAAACGGTGCTTTAATCACAGAAGCAATATTTACGTACCCTGGGCTTGGACAATTATTCTTAACGTCGGTTAGCTCACAGGATTATCCAACCTTGATGACATTATTTGTAATGTTCTCTTTCTTAGTTTTGGTTGGTAATCTTTTAGCCGATCTGTTGTATGGAATTGTTGATCCTAGAATACGAGTAGATTAGGAGGAGTGGCTATGGAGGTCGTTCATAAAAAAGACACACAAACCCAGTCACCGACAACTAAGCCACCCAAGAGCTTATCTCCTTGGGCAATGGCCCGTCGTAAATTCATGCGAAATAAACTGGCGATGATAAGTTTAGTTTACTTGATAATAGTAAGCATATTATCTTTTCTAGCCCCTTTCATAACAACTGCTGATGTCACTTTGGTGAATATTGGGCAAATGTCCTTAGCTCCTTCCACTGAACATTGGTTAGGAACGGATACTAGTGGACGAGATGTATTTACAAGGTTGCTCTATGGCGGACGTGTTTCGTTATTTGTTGGAATTTCTTGTACAACCATTATATTGTTTATAGGAACTTTAGTTGGTTCCATTGCAGGGTATTTTGGTGGTACAGTAGATAATCTACTCATGCGTTTTACTGATTTCATGCTAAACTTCCCTTTTCTAGTATTCGTAATTGTACTGAATGCTATCTTGTTTGGAATCGTTTCGGGCTTATGGGTTTTAATTGGTGTCTTAAGTATTCTTGGTTGGGGCGGTGTTGCTCGTCTGGTAAGAAGTAAGATTTTAGCTGAGAAGGAAAATGAGTATATCCTGGCAGCCATTTCGATTGGATGTAAACCATCTAAAATTATTATGAAACACCTTCTTCCAAACGTGTTAACAACCGTCATTGTGCAGGCTACTATTTTATTCGCAGGAATGATCGTAGCTGAATCTGGATTAAGTTACTTAGGGTTTGGTGTTCCACAAGAAGTACCAAGTTGGGGGAATATGCTGTCAGCTTCCCAACAACCTAACGTTCTACAAAACATGCCATGGGTATGGGTGCCACCAGCACTCATTCTCATCATGACAATATTGTCCATTAACTTTATTGGAGAGGGAATTAAGGAAGCCTTAAATCCTAAATCATTCCGATAAAAAGATATGAAAAAGCAGTGGATTACATATCCGCTGCTTTTTTCTGTTGAGTTATAAGACTAAGGAATCCACATATCAAAATGATTGAAAGTGAATATCCCGAATCATGGGATCAACCGCTCTTTTTTCAGTGGATGATATTAAAAAATGACTAAATGATGATCGCGTATGTATGCCTCAATTTCTTCCATGATTGAAACTTGTTCCACTGTTGTTGTCTGATGTTTAAATTCTTCTAACTTCCTATCAATGAAGGCAAGGTGTTCATCCGCTTTCATCAGAAACTGCTAAAATAGGAAATGAACAGTTCTTCAAACTTTTATGAGTAATACAAGAAAAATTAGGCAAACTACTCTTGATTACTTATAAGAAGGAGCGATTTTACATGAAGAAGCTGTTAGTGCCTTTATTTTTGGTAGGCTTGTTTTTCGTGTTCATGTTGCCAAATGTTACACATGCACAATCAGATACGTACACAGTCAAAAGTGGGGATACGCTTTGGAAGATCTCTAAGAAGTATCAAATCGGACTTTCCGAGATTATTAATGCTAACCCTCAATTTGAAAATCCTGACTTAATTTATCCTGGTGATCAAGTTACCATTCCACTAAAGCCAAATATTAAGTCGATTGAACAACAAGTTATTGAGTTAACAAACCAAGAACGTGCTAAACAAGGTCTTCCTGCTCTAAAAGCAGATTGGCAACTTTCTCGTGTGGCTAGATATAAATCTGCTGATATGAGAGATAAAGGATATTTCTCTCACAACTCACCGACATATGGTTCACCATTTCAAATGATGAAGTCGTTCAATGTGCAATACACGAAAGCTGCTGAGAATATCGCTGCTGGCCAAACATCTGCAAGAGCAGTTGTTAATGCATGGATGAACAGTTCAGGTCATCGTAAGAACATTCTAGATCGTGAACTTACTTATATTGGAGTAGGCTATGCAAAAGGTGGAAGTTACGGTCACTATTGGACACAAATGTTTATAAGAAAATAAAAGTAATATGAAAAGTCAGCTTAGAATGAGCTGGCTTTTTTTAATTATATAAACTTTCTAAAACACACATGAAAATCACTGATGTGGATAGTCTAAGAAGAGGCAAAAATAATTTGAAAAACCTCAAATTCCCCGACAGCAAAGGGGTTAAACATGTTTTTTAAGGTTTCTGGAAATGTTTGCATTTGCTAGACGTCCGACAACTTGATACAATCTTCTTCGGAAGGTAGGAATGAAAGCATTTTCATAACTCCTTAATTACACACTTTTAAAATATACATTAACGAAAGGGGAGGCTGGCTCATCATGGGAATTCTTCTTGGTTTGCTTGCTATTGCAGTTGTTCTTGGTATTGCATTTTTAATGTCCAACGATAGAAAAAACATTAATTATGTAGCAATTGGAATCATGATTGCTCTGCAACTTGTGACAACATGGTTCATGTTTAATACTAAAATCGGAAATATTATCGTAACATTTATTTCTGGTATTTTTGATGCTCTAATTAAATACGGTAAAGAGGGTGTTAACTTTATTCTTGGGGGCGTTGCTCGTGTTCCAATGGATAATGGTGAACCATCAAACATTTTCTTTTTCGATGTGCTTTTATTAATTATTTTCTTTGCTACGATTTTATCTGTTCTAACTTATTTAAAGATTCTTCCTACAATTATTAAATATATTGGTGCCTTTCTTTCTTGGATTACAGGTTTACCAAAGGTTGAATCCTTTAACGCGGTTAACAGTATTTTCTTTGGACAATCCGAAGCATTATTAGCTATTAAATCTCAGTTCCACCACTTAAGTGAGAACCGTCTTTACATTGTAAGCGCTTCTGCAATGGGTTCTGTTTCGGCTTCGATTGTAGGGGCTTACATGCAGATGATTCCTGAACAATTTGTATTAGTGGCATTACCGCTAAACATGTTCTCTGCATTAATCTTGGCTTCCATTATTGCTCCGGTTAAAGTTCCTAAGGAAGAAGATGTTGTAGATATTAAAGAAGTATCGAATGCAAAAAGCTTTTTCGAAGCTATGGGTAATGGTGCCCTAGATGGTGGTAAAATTGCTCTTATTGTAGCTGCTATGCTTGTTGCATTCATCGCATCACTAGAGCTTGTTAACTCAGTGATTTCAATGATTTTTGCAGGTGTAACATTACAACAGATTCTGGGTTATATCCTAGCACCAATTGCGTTCCTAATGGGTATTCCTTCTGGAGAGCTAATTCAAGCAGGAAGTCTAATGGGTACAAAGATTGTTACGAACGAATTCGTTGCAATGCTACAGCTTTCACCAATGATTGCAGATGGTGCTCTATCTGATAAAACAGTTGGTATTGTATCCGTATTCTTAACAAGCTTTGCAAACTTCTCTTCCATCGGTATTATTGCTGGTACAGTTCAAGGTATCGACAGTAAAAAAGGTGCAACAGTTTCGAAGTTTGGTCTTAAGTTGCTTATCGGTGCAACACTTGGGTCAATTCTTTCAGCCACTATTGCTGGCTTATTCCTATAAAATATTGGATAATAGAACTGGAATAAACATATACTTGTTTATTCCAGTTTTTTTATTTCACCTTAAGAAAGCTTGAAATTTTAGCACAGAAGTGAATCGGCGTAGTGAAAATTTTGAAAGAATGAAGTATAAGTGCAACTAAGCCTCTGTCTACGCCTTTAAAGGCTTGCCAATCGGCAAGTTTTCTTTATCTGACCTCTAAGATTATTGCATCAGGTTTAATCAAACATTTATTTGGAAATTTAACCTAAGAGATCAATACAAAAAAGGGGTGGAGGAACAATGCCAGATCAATATGGCTTATTCATTAATGGAAAATGGGTAGAAACCCAGGATAAAGCAGACGTGAAAAACAAATATACAGGGGAAGTATATGCTGAAGTATCTAAAGCAGGTGAACAAGATGTAGAGGAAGCGATCCACAGTGCTCATCATGCTTATAAACACACAGAATTATCACCATATGAACGCTACAAGATTTTAAATAAAGTAAGTGAGCTACTTCAGGTAAGAAAAGAAGAGCTTGCTCAAAATATTACAAGTGAAGCGGGTAAACCAATTAAACAAGCAAGAACAGAGATTGATCGTGCTACACAAACGTTTGAATTAGCAGCTGAAGAAGCAAAGCGCATTCATGGGGAAGGTGTTCCTGTAGAGGCAGCTCCTGGATCTGAAAACCGTATGGCTTTCACATTAAAGGTTCCTGTTGGAGTTGTAGGAGCGATAAGTCCTTTTAATTTCCCAGTAAACCTTGTTGCGCACAAAATTGCTCCAGCCATCGCTGCAGGAAATACGGTTGTACTTAAACCTGCAAGTGCAACGCCAATTTCTTCATTAAAGTTAGCAGAATTGTTTGAAGAAGCGGGTCTCCCAGC is a window encoding:
- the safA gene encoding SafA/ExsA family spore coat assembly protein, producing MKKLLVPLFLVGLFFVFMLPNVTHAQSDTYTVKSGDTLWKISKKYQIGLSEIINANPQFENPDLIYPGDQVTIPLKPNIKSIEQQVIELTNQERAKQGLPALKADWQLSRVARYKSADMRDKGYFSHNSPTYGSPFQMMKSFNVQYTKAAENIAAGQTSARAVVNAWMNSSGHRKNILDRELTYIGVGYAKGGSYGHYWTQMFIRK
- the opp4B gene encoding oligopeptide ABC transporter permease, with translation MLKYALRRILGMIPMLLLISIVAFFLALAMPGDSFSGEIDPNNTDPEYIEEMREKLGYNDPIHVQYFRWVSNFVQGDFGKSTKYKIPVKDLILQRLPNTVMLGVMAMVFTYIFAFTMGIYAGRHPHTRMDHLIGGFNYFLLALPSYIAGVFAIYFFSFKLGWVPFSGSVDISVDEGTLDFWLSRFYHALMPSLILGALGTATYTQFLRNDIIDNSQKDYVRTARAKGTAESKIYNSHILRNSIIPIVTFLGFDIVQIVNGALITEAIFTYPGLGQLFLTSVSSQDYPTLMTLFVMFSFLVLVGNLLADLLYGIVDPRIRVD
- a CDS encoding NupC/NupG family nucleoside CNT transporter, yielding MGILLGLLAIAVVLGIAFLMSNDRKNINYVAIGIMIALQLVTTWFMFNTKIGNIIVTFISGIFDALIKYGKEGVNFILGGVARVPMDNGEPSNIFFFDVLLLIIFFATILSVLTYLKILPTIIKYIGAFLSWITGLPKVESFNAVNSIFFGQSEALLAIKSQFHHLSENRLYIVSASAMGSVSASIVGAYMQMIPEQFVLVALPLNMFSALILASIIAPVKVPKEEDVVDIKEVSNAKSFFEAMGNGALDGGKIALIVAAMLVAFIASLELVNSVISMIFAGVTLQQILGYILAPIAFLMGIPSGELIQAGSLMGTKIVTNEFVAMLQLSPMIADGALSDKTVGIVSVFLTSFANFSSIGIIAGTVQGIDSKKGATVSKFGLKLLIGATLGSILSATIAGLFL
- the opp4C gene encoding oligopeptide ABC transporter permease — encoded protein: MEVVHKKDTQTQSPTTKPPKSLSPWAMARRKFMRNKLAMISLVYLIIVSILSFLAPFITTADVTLVNIGQMSLAPSTEHWLGTDTSGRDVFTRLLYGGRVSLFVGISCTTIILFIGTLVGSIAGYFGGTVDNLLMRFTDFMLNFPFLVFVIVLNAILFGIVSGLWVLIGVLSILGWGGVARLVRSKILAEKENEYILAAISIGCKPSKIIMKHLLPNVLTTVIVQATILFAGMIVAESGLSYLGFGVPQEVPSWGNMLSASQQPNVLQNMPWVWVPPALILIMTILSINFIGEGIKEALNPKSFR